A single genomic interval of Salinigranum halophilum harbors:
- a CDS encoding diacylglycerol/polyprenol kinase family protein, whose amino-acid sequence MSELQRRLVHASGSLVPLGYLAGVAPWSAVKGLLVVSALVATVLEVLRLGVGLDWAIYDRLTREYEQDNPAGYALYTYSMAAVGFVFAPPVAAAGMLMLAIGDPISGLMASRGVGEVKQVTTLVVMFGVCLVLAVGTFVVEGMGLGVSTLTAGVVGAAGATLADGIKPVVVGYVIDDNLSIPPVACAGMWLVLVALS is encoded by the coding sequence GTGAGTGAGCTCCAGCGGCGACTCGTCCACGCCAGCGGGAGCCTCGTGCCGCTCGGCTATCTCGCCGGGGTCGCGCCGTGGTCCGCCGTGAAAGGGCTGCTCGTCGTGAGCGCCCTCGTCGCCACGGTGCTGGAGGTGCTCCGACTGGGGGTGGGCCTCGACTGGGCCATCTACGACCGGCTCACCCGCGAGTACGAGCAGGACAACCCCGCGGGCTACGCGCTGTACACGTACAGCATGGCGGCTGTCGGGTTCGTCTTCGCCCCGCCGGTCGCTGCGGCGGGGATGCTCATGCTCGCCATCGGCGACCCCATCTCGGGGCTCATGGCCTCGCGGGGCGTCGGCGAGGTGAAGCAGGTGACGACGCTGGTCGTGATGTTCGGCGTCTGTCTCGTGCTCGCCGTCGGCACGTTCGTCGTCGAGGGGATGGGGCTGGGCGTGTCGACGCTGACCGCGGGCGTCGTCGGGGCCGCCGGGGCGACCCTCGCCGACGGTATCAAACCCGTGGTCGTCGGCTACGTCATCGACGACAACCTCTCCATTCCACCGGTGGCGTGTGCAGGGATGTGGCTGGTGCTGGTCGCGCTCTCGTGA
- a CDS encoding cation:proton antiporter: MVEFSLLELGELFVAVAVAGALGARLGLSVIPLYVVVGMFASPFVAGRLGLPYVLPGETLTLLAEVGIVLLLFFLGLEFSLDRLLAAKTNITRAGVIDIVINLPIGVVIGLALGWSFVEALLLGGIVYISSSAIITKSLIDLGWIANAESEPILGTLVFEDLVIAVYLAVVTSLVLGGDGLGSLARSLAIAFGFLGLLLVAVQYGTRFFSAVLDVQDPEPFVLRTLGVLIPIAGFALSIGVSEAVAAFFVGMGFSTTEHRERIERRLVGIRDVFAAIFFFWIGVNTDPRLVVAAAVPLAIAVVLTAPTKVISGYYGGQVYDLTPKRSLRVGLGLVSRGEFSLVIAALAAQGTGTVMTELIPAFAVGYVLVMSTLGTVLMGESDRVETLVFRTKTETAAAD; the protein is encoded by the coding sequence ATGGTCGAGTTCTCCCTGTTAGAACTCGGCGAACTGTTCGTCGCCGTCGCCGTCGCCGGTGCTCTCGGGGCTCGACTCGGCCTCTCCGTCATCCCACTGTACGTCGTCGTCGGGATGTTTGCCAGCCCGTTCGTCGCCGGACGGCTGGGCCTCCCGTACGTCCTCCCCGGCGAGACGCTGACGCTCCTCGCCGAGGTCGGTATCGTCCTCTTGCTGTTCTTTCTCGGCCTGGAGTTCAGCCTCGACCGACTCCTGGCGGCGAAGACGAACATCACCCGGGCGGGCGTCATCGACATCGTCATCAACCTCCCCATCGGGGTCGTCATCGGCCTCGCGCTCGGCTGGTCGTTCGTCGAGGCGCTCCTCCTCGGTGGAATCGTCTACATCTCCTCGAGCGCCATCATCACGAAGTCGCTCATCGACCTCGGGTGGATCGCCAACGCGGAGTCCGAGCCCATCCTGGGCACGCTCGTCTTCGAAGACCTCGTCATCGCCGTCTACCTCGCCGTCGTCACCTCGCTCGTCCTGGGTGGCGACGGCCTGGGGAGCCTCGCTCGGAGCCTCGCCATCGCCTTCGGCTTTCTGGGGCTCCTGCTGGTGGCCGTACAGTACGGCACCCGGTTCTTCTCGGCGGTGCTCGACGTACAGGACCCCGAGCCGTTCGTCCTGCGGACGCTGGGTGTGCTGATCCCCATCGCCGGGTTCGCCCTCTCGATCGGGGTGAGCGAGGCCGTCGCGGCCTTCTTCGTCGGCATGGGCTTTTCCACCACCGAACACCGCGAGCGCATCGAACGTCGACTCGTCGGTATCCGCGACGTCTTCGCTGCCATCTTCTTCTTCTGGATCGGGGTCAACACCGACCCTCGGCTCGTCGTCGCCGCGGCCGTTCCGCTGGCCATCGCCGTCGTCCTCACGGCTCCGACGAAGGTCATCTCGGGGTACTACGGGGGACAGGTCTACGACCTCACGCCGAAGCGGTCGCTCCGGGTCGGCCTCGGGCTGGTCTCTCGTGGCGAGTTCTCGCTCGTCATCGCGGCGCTCGCCGCACAGGGGACCGGTACCGTGATGACCGAGCTCATTCCGGCGTTCGCGGTGGGGTACGTCCTCGTGATGAGCACGCTCGGAACCGTGTTGATGGGCGAGTCCGACCGGGTGGAGACGCTGGTGTTCCGGACGAAGACCGAGACGGCAGCGGCCGATTGA
- a CDS encoding cation:proton antiporter regulatory subunit, with amino-acid sequence MTVYESDLPGVGKKHEIELGDGSQLVIVTHNTGKREVFRRATPDADSEKLLELPDQLARQVGTILEGAYFQPVRSQSIETLLGGDTVIEWVEVPEGSDLDGTTLGEADLRQETGANVIVVQRGETTITNPGGDTELRAGDTLLAVGPREACQTFESLVTGE; translated from the coding sequence GTGACCGTCTACGAGAGCGACCTCCCCGGCGTCGGCAAGAAACACGAGATAGAACTCGGTGACGGCTCACAGCTCGTCATCGTGACGCACAACACGGGAAAACGCGAGGTGTTCCGCCGAGCGACCCCGGACGCGGACTCGGAGAAACTCCTCGAACTCCCCGACCAGCTCGCCCGACAGGTCGGCACCATCCTGGAAGGAGCGTACTTCCAGCCGGTCCGGTCGCAGAGCATCGAGACGCTCCTCGGCGGGGACACGGTCATCGAGTGGGTCGAGGTGCCCGAGGGGTCCGACCTCGACGGGACGACGCTCGGTGAGGCCGACCTCCGCCAGGAGACGGGTGCCAACGTCATCGTGGTCCAGCGGGGCGAGACGACCATCACCAACCCCGGTGGCGACACCGAACTCCGCGCCGGCGACACCCTCCTCGCGGTCGGCCCACGGGAGGCCTGTCAGACGTTCGAGTCGCTGGTGACGGGCGAGTAG
- a CDS encoding sodium:calcium antiporter, with the protein MTAVPLTPDLLGSLLLAAAALAVLVKAAGATVDSLVALARSYDVPDAVVASTLVAIGTSLPELGSHLVASLGILSGTLDPVVASATVLGGNMGSSTVQQTLLVGLFLVGFGRVTLSEAFRRSTYYPMLAAFALTFVVAFDGTVSRLDGLALLVAFVAYAYWTVTTHGRAATVPETASTNPRRDAAVAFGGFLLVLGSAFVVLRVVDGLVVTLGLNGSMVGVVTIGLAAALPELSTVVESLRRKTPDLALGTLVGSNVVNPLVGFGLGGAISTYAVPPSVVWWDLPFKLFVGAALVVVASREGWVVRRREGAWLVVAYFVFVSVRFLLFAV; encoded by the coding sequence ATGACGGCCGTCCCACTGACGCCCGACCTCCTCGGCTCGCTCCTCCTCGCCGCCGCCGCGCTCGCGGTCCTCGTCAAGGCCGCGGGCGCGACCGTCGACAGCCTCGTCGCGCTGGCTCGCAGCTACGACGTCCCCGACGCCGTCGTCGCCTCGACGCTCGTCGCCATCGGGACCAGTCTCCCGGAACTCGGTTCGCACCTCGTCGCCTCGCTCGGCATCCTCTCTGGCACCTTGGACCCTGTCGTCGCGAGCGCGACCGTGCTGGGCGGGAACATGGGGTCGTCGACGGTCCAGCAGACGCTCCTCGTGGGCCTCTTCCTCGTGGGCTTCGGCCGCGTCACGCTCTCCGAGGCGTTCCGTCGCTCGACCTACTACCCGATGCTCGCGGCGTTCGCGCTCACGTTCGTCGTCGCGTTCGACGGGACCGTCTCGCGCCTCGACGGTCTCGCACTCCTCGTCGCGTTCGTCGCCTACGCGTACTGGACGGTCACCACCCACGGACGAGCCGCGACGGTCCCCGAGACGGCGAGTACGAACCCGCGTCGGGACGCCGCCGTCGCGTTCGGGGGCTTCCTCCTCGTCCTCGGGAGCGCGTTCGTCGTCCTCCGCGTCGTCGACGGCCTCGTGGTCACGCTGGGGTTGAACGGGTCGATGGTCGGCGTCGTCACCATCGGACTGGCCGCCGCGCTCCCCGAACTCTCGACGGTGGTCGAGTCGCTCCGGCGGAAGACGCCAGACCTCGCGCTCGGGACGCTCGTCGGCTCGAACGTCGTCAACCCGCTCGTCGGCTTCGGGCTCGGGGGCGCGATTTCGACCTACGCGGTGCCGCCCTCGGTCGTCTGGTGGGACCTCCCGTTCAAGCTCTTCGTCGGTGCCGCGCTCGTGGTGGTCGCGAGCCGCGAGGGGTGGGTCGTCCGGCGGCGCGAGGGCGCGTGGCTCGTCGTCGCCTACTTCGTCTTCGTGAGCGTGCGGTTCCTGCTCTTTGCGGTGTGA